One Mixophyes fleayi isolate aMixFle1 unplaced genomic scaffold, aMixFle1.hap1 Scaffold_2450, whole genome shotgun sequence genomic window carries:
- the LOC142124267 gene encoding angiopoietin-1 receptor-like: MQMVFARDPARTFGLCSFCTAGRGPLGGVEAVRDLILVNSLPLISNSDTSMICIAPQWSSPETITIVRDFDAIANKLQDPLEVTQDEIRRSAKKVLWKKEKTSDAIGAYYCEWKSRDTVTRIRTMKMSAQASFIPTSLTITGSIGENVTLSFVKKVLTDEDAVFFKNNSFFHSVPKHEVSRLLEHTITNVQPKDASVYLVRYIGGNHFNTAITRLIVRRCGPQKWGPQCNITCPECHNSGVCHEDTGECICPPGFMGTTCEMACGDHRFGTTCKETCGDKETCKSHMFCLMDPYGCSCASGWKGLMCDEACPDGFYGPDCKLKCSCQRGICDRFKGCICPQGWRGLQCENKGLPYIPPQIQEMETTLELNSGIDFKPTCRVSGYPAPAAQEFLLFKVDGTTFQVVFYECVSL, encoded by the exons ATGCagatggttttcgccagggatccAGCAAGGACATTTGGACTTTGCAGCTTCTGcactgcaggtcgtggccctctag GTGGAGTGGAAGCTGTGAGAGACCTGATCTTGGTGAATTCACTTCCTTTAATTTCAAATTCTGATACATCTATGATTTGCATTGCACCTCAATGGAGTTCTCCAGAAACCATTACTATCGTAAGAGACTTTGATGCCATTGCAAATAAGCTTCAAGACCCTTTGGAAGTTACTCAGGATGAAATAAGGAGATCAGCAAAGAAAGTGTTGtggaaaaaagagaaaacaagcgATGCTATTGGAGCCTATTACTGTGAATGGAAATCTCGAGACACTGTGACAAGGATACGGACAATGAAAATGTCAGCACAAG CTTCTTTTATCCCAACCTCATTGACTATCACTGGAAGTATAGGAGAAAATGTTACACTCAGTTTTGTGAAAAAGGTTCTAACAGATGAAGATGCAGTATTCTTCAAGAACA attccttttttcactctgtaccAAAGCATGAAGTGTCACGTCTGTTAGAGCACACCATAACCAATGTCCAGCCCAAGGATGCAAGTGTGTACTTAGTACGCTACATCGGAGGCAACCACTTCAATACTGCTATTACCAGGTTAATCGTCAGAA GATGTGGACCTCAGAAGTGGGGACCACAATGCAATATAACCTGTCCAGAATGCCATAACAGTGGTGTTTGTCATGAGGATACAGGGGAATGCATCTGCCCTCCAGGCTTTATGGGGACAACGTGTGAAATGG caTGTGGTGATCACAGATTTGGTACAACCTGTAAAGAGACCTGCGGAGACAAAGAAACCTGCAAGTCCCACATGTTCTGTCTAATGGATCCATATGGCTGCTCTTGTGCCTCTGGCTGGAAAGGACTCATGTGTGATGaag CCTGTCCAGATGGTTTTTATGGACCTGACTGCAAGCTGAAGTGTTCCTGCCAAAGGGGAATATGTGATAGGTTCAAAGGTTGCATCTGTCCTCAAGGATGGCGTGGGCTGCAATGTGAAAACAAAG GTCTGCCATACATCCCACCACAAATACAAGAGATGGAAACAACATTAGAGTTGAACTCTGGAATTGATTTTAAGCCAACATGTAGGGTCAGCGGCTACCCAGCACCTGCTGCGCAAGAATTCCTTCTATTCAAAGTAGATGGCACCACGTTTCAGGTTGTTTTCTATGAATGTGTATCATTGTGA